The genomic stretch AACACGAATGGGTGCACCTAGAAGTGTgtcatctcttttctttatcttgCCTTGCTCTCACAGCACAACATGAAATGTGACAGACACAGGTGCAACATTagtgataagaaaaaaacaaatcaggtCACAACCTGCTCCTCTAGTCTGGCCAGTCTTTTCATCATAGCAGCAGAGCTcgtctcctcttccctctccagCATATCCGTCATGGTGGTAACCCTCAGGAAACAAACAGGCACAGTATGTGTGTCTGGTATTTGTTGAATATCACTGCCAGACTGTATATATATGCTAGGTTTGGTTAAAGTAGGATTTGACCTGAtgagctggttagcttagcttagcaggAAGACTGAAACAAAATCCGTGTTTCctgtcttcatgctaagctaatcTAACGGTCCCCTGACTCTAGTTTCATATTTCACAGACAGATATATGAGTGGAGTTTTTGTCCACATTACAAATTTTAGGCTAATACTTATTCTTCTTTAAGTATTAGCCAAACGTCTCCAAACAACTCCTGGggggaaatatctgactctCAAGCAGCTAAATGCTCTACTATGCTAGTCACTacctttgtctgtctgtcatttggTGGTGAGCAAGTAGTGTGCAGTGagctttttcttaaattaagCTGATGAAAGCAGCGagactgaacaaaaatattacAGCTGTGGGCCGTAATGCCAAAAGAAtcagctgaaagatgctaaaatgcacTGCAAAGCTGAGGGAAGCTGCAGACTTGGGTGATATTTATCTGTGGTTTGTCACTACAAACAACACAACTTGTAACATTACACACAATAATAGGACCCATTATTAATATACAAATTAGTGCTGCTTTAAAGCTTAATTCAAACCAAATTCATTGGAGCTTTTTTCACTGAGGGCTCACAAGATGATAAATGGgatcaaagaaaagaaaaaatgtatatgtttatttttaatagtaaCATACAGGATAGTTTCACCACTGTGTGGATGAGGGATGTAGACACCACATCCCTTTTAGGATGATTAAGCATCTACACTGGACTACTGTATTCATTACTTTTGGGCTGTGTCCAGGATGCGTCGCTCCATGCTCTGGCTCTGCTCCTGCTGCGTGGACAGCAGGTATCTGTCCTTCATCAAGGCCTCCCAGGACAacagctcctcttcctctatctgAGGAAGCACATCCTCtgaaaaacagagcaaataaaGATTGTTACACACTTTTCAGAATCATAAAAAATTTAATTACAGAGTGGAATAGTAATAGTTTTGAAATAGGATGtaaagttttaaatgaaatattgactgtaaaaaggaaatatatgtACAAAGAAATGAAGTGTATGAAACATATGAAGGTTGCAAgagcaaaaatgaaatgtgacatgtgcagtaaataattaaattatgtaacaaaTGGAGGCTTGATGTAACGCACAATGTTAAATCCagtttgatgaaatatatgaaagtgacAAAGTGCAGGGATTAAGTTAGGGATGTGAAATGTTTATTCCAGTTTTATAACAGTACAGCTTATGGAAAGAagtgtctgtgtctgcttgTGTAGGTATGTGGAGGTGGCATGCCGCTTGCATTTCTAAAAACAATTATGTAAAAGCTctcaaataaaatttaaaaaatgcaggtCAAGGAATGAggcatttgttttcattcatgcaTCCTGGTTTAGAATCAGTATAATTTCACAATAGGCATAATAATACAATACTTACTGAATTCTTTGCTTTTGATGGGGGGCTTGCACAGCACCGTGTTTCTGATAAGGAGGTAAAGATGGCTGAAGATGATAAATGGAGGAGGGGCAGCGGGACGGCTGTGGTACTCCTTTATTAGCTCATATCTCTGGAACTTCCATATCCTGTCTGTGTTGTCTTGCACTTCCTGGAACGTAAAGCTACACAGGAACACAAAGTCAGTGGTGTGGCATTGGATTAATATACGTCTTTATGAAACTAACATCACTAAAATGATAAGTTGAATTAAGATAGTGATGTTGAGGAGAACTCACTTGAAGATAGCTATGAGCAGGTTGAGCAGCAGTATGTTTGCAAAGAGCAAGTAAACACAAAGCATGATGATGGTGAGCCACTCGGGGAAGGCTGGTGTTTGGTTTTCATTCAGCACTGGACACTTAGGCTTCAGAGGATCAGTGCCATTCATGGTGCAAGTGTCAATGTTAAACTCAGCATCTGCAGACAGCAAAGAGATTAGAGGCAACCAAGTCTGAGCCTCTTAAAAGCTAGAAGGGTGAAGTGTCCTGTAAGAGAAATGCGTCACAGTGTATCAACTTCAAAGAAAGTTAGTACTATCCAGCTCCACTCACAATCTATATTTGTGGGAAAATTCCCAAATATGATGAGGTATGGCTCGTAAACAGCCCCGCGCATGATCCAGTCCAGTCGATTGTCATTGTGGATGAGGATGCCTTGTTTCGCCACACCGTATGCCACTACCCAGATACTCAACAAGAACATGAAGAAGAACATATCCATCACCTGgaagacaggtgagaggacattCGTTACAAGCTACAATTACATTGAAAAAAATGGATGGAAAGTTTCATGTACTTCATGTACAGTATAGACTTTATTATCTGGTGAGgaactttttttgtaattctctctttttttgtttcaaagagactacataaacaaaatgaacacCATATGAACATGAAAAggaaaagcacaaaacaaaacaggaaacactagAATGTGGTTCCTGATGCACATTTGCACAAAGTCTGGTCTGAAGGACAATAATCTATTTTGTCCAGTTCTTTACAAACCCGTCAACTATTTTATTGTTCTCTAGTTGTTGTTCTATAAATTGTTAGAAAATGGTGGAAAAAGTCCATGACTGTATCCCAAATATGTAACTTATAATGTCTGATTTCATCCTGACAAACAGTCCACAATCCAAATATAATCTGTTTACTAGTACAgtggactaaagaaaccagaaaatatctACATTTGAGATGgtggaaccagagaatttttttcaattttttcaacaaaaaaaaaaaggactcaaAACTATTAATCGATTatgaaaatcaaatcaaaatcaaagattcattttctgtcaaagtCACCAGCAGCATACATCCCATAATTGTTTGGGTGAAATCCAGTCTGGTGGCAAAGAGATCAACTGCAAAACTTGGCTTAAAAAAACGCCTTTTATTAAACACAAAGAGCACATTTCATCTGCAGACACCAGATGGAGGCCCAGTGAGGCAGAAGCCTCTTTTTGTATTAGATAAAAGGTGTTTTGGAGCATAGCATTTTGTTCTCTGCAGTTGCTCCCACATCACATCAGGCCAGCATGCATTATGTCTGTATTTGACCCTTGTGTGCATCCTCTCACCATTCTCCTGACTATGATGATGTTTGGTCCCAGAGTTCGACTGATGGTGAAGATCGCCATGAGACGGAGGCAGAAGATCACAAAGTCGATGCAGAGGAGGACTTTACCCGCATAGAAGAGCTCAGTCGTCAGCCTGAAATAGAAAAACATGGTGATTCAGCGATAATGCAGCAGGCTTGAGGCACTTAAGCTCTAAAGTGCTTTTCTAGGAGGAAAGAAACGTACCTAAATGCAAGCCCGATAATAAAGAGGATGATGGACATGGCATCTAAAATATTCCACATGTCTTTGATGTACATTGTGGATTTCTTCCGAAATCCAAAGCCATCAGGATCATGAaacaactgagaaaaaaatgacaaattgtcAATATTGGCAGCATAGTCCATAGCATACTCCATTGGCCGGGTCAAATACCTCACATTTGTACTGAATGGAATAACACTGGTAATGTTGTTTGATCAAATCAGAAGAAAACCAAATACTTTAATCATGTCTTTAttgaaaaaagaacaagacaCAATGTTGGTGTCAATGTGGATGTAAACTTGTTCATGCAACAATAgttaaaagttatttatttatggaataTTGAGGAGAGGATTCAGATTTGTCATACATGTTTTGTATATTATAATgcaattaaatgtcaaaaacactTCTAAATTTAGTCCataacacatttaacaattgAACTTGTTTATTGTCTGTCTTGAAAAGGGGCTATTAGGTTTACATTTGGCACTTTAACTTTAGATTTCTGCTCTTCTTGCTCTTAGTTTATCAAATCGTTTTTTTCTCCAGAGCAGCTCTACTTCTGAGACATGTTAGCTTGAGGCTGCCAATAAATCATCAAAATACACCATCAAGTTTTTATGCTGTGATAGGAGAAGCAATGCAGTTAACACAgttttgaattttgaaaaatGGTATCAATGATGTCAAAGTACATGTGTGTGCTTCTCACCTGTCTGACCTCCTCACACACCAGAGAGAACAGCCAGATGTAGAGCAGCACCTCCCCAGCAGATGGCGTTTCCTGGAAATCGATCATGAGCACCACAGcgaacaggaagaggaaggcgAAGTAGGACACTATGTTGAAGTAAAATTTGACCTGCGGAGAGTTGTACAGGCAGGCCAATCTGGACCACTTGCTCACAGGCTTCAGGTGCCGCAGGCTGGTGGGGTCACTGTGGATAAAAAGATCACAGGGGTTCAAGACACAACCTGATATTCTCATGGTTAGCTGATTATTTTTCGCAAATGacattgttttctcttgttttcagCTAATTAACCCGGTAGTAACACGTCTAAGTTAGGGTGAACTATTAAGGTGTCTATAAACTTGTAAGTGGTCACACAGTCAGACAGAATCAAGGTAATTTGTTATCCATGTATTAACTGTCTACTCACAGGCCACGAGATTTTGTTCGAAGTATACTTCCTGTCACCATCTCCACTGTCTTCACCTCCTCACTCTTCTCAGTTTCCCTGTGGATGAGCTCGTCATGTCTGGGGAAAATTATTGATAATTcattaagaaacatttttgaacaTCTCTACAAATGTGGTACAAGGTGGTAGcaaaaatatgttcatatttgtAAAACCCTTAAAACAAATCTAAACATGATTGTAATTGGGATAAAAATCTAAACCACTTGGAGCATTATGAATTATGAGCATGAATCAGTTTTGATTGCCaaagaaaagagtaaaagagGTCCTGCTGCCACCAGGTGGTGTCCACAAATAACTGTGAAGTATTTTCTGAGACATGGGCATATACTGTATGGGATGCTAAAACTTCAAACTACTGCTATATTACATCAATAATATAAAGCCATAATGAATGATTACTTTGTATTATGTACACAGcgataaaaatacattatatccTGTATATAGTCTGCATACATTATAAGTATGCAGACTTTGCATTACAGCCTCAGACCTGTGTTATATGCCGTCATATAAATATAGAGGGGGCGCCTCCAGTTTCTTTGAAAGACAAAAGGAAGTGAAAATGAGCTCTTTGTACCTAACTAAGTTGTAACAGGCTGTTGGCAAATTCACTCTTCCCAAAAATGTACAAGTATTGCTTTAATTCTTGGAAAGTTGCCAAAAAGCACATCCTTTttgtcacagcagcaaataTCTGGGCAGATACCTGGAAGTCAGAAAGCCAATGTAGATAAGCGGGAAGAAAATCATGCAGATTAGGACTCTCCACACAGGGTTGTCCACTGAGAGCCCGCCACACCAGATCTGAGTCAGAAGAGCCTAGAAGAGACACACATGTTAGCAGTCACACTGTACCTACAGCAATTgttgtttaaattaaataacaacaTACACTCATATTTGTACAGAAAAATTAAAGTGTACAATGCCTCATTTATTAAGTTAAATCCATTGATAATTTGAAAAGTTTATCTATATTTGTGTTATTGAATGTAGATGCACTGATTCTCAGTATATTAGGCACTCATAGTGTAACAGACTAGAATCTTGCACTGTAAAGAAACATTGGTTTTTCATCTATGATGGATTTTTCTGCACCCAAAACTTGTGTATTCAgcatttttttgtgtcagtatgtgtgtagtGAATGTTGTTAAAAGTCTGAAGATTCATTGACCATtcaaacacagagcagacagagcAGATGTTTTCTCTACCTGAACACCTGACAGAGCTACAAAATTCTTATCATCTGCCTCCAGTGCCAGCCTCAGGCACGTCGTCCTGCCCCAATACGGCGACGCACGAACCAACAACTTCTGAGCTCGCTCCTCATCACAGTTATAACACTCGCTGAACACacctgggacacacacacacacacacacacacacacacacacacacacacacacacacacacacacacacacacgcacacacacacatatgcacacatatgcatacaatGAAGACAAATGGTAACCTTGAATTATCCCTAAATtttcatcaataaaaagaatgattATATCTGTGTTATTATACCAATGGCATGTTGCTCATAGTGGCTGGCGAGTGCGCACATATCCTCTGCCTCGTCTGCATCATTTCCTTCTTGAGCCATTTTCTTCAGGATCTTACTGGCGGCCAGAGCAGCAGACATGCAGTCTCTACACTGTACAAtaacagatacagatacagataaactgatatacacacaacacaacatttgCCTGTACAAACTGTAAGTGTTTTAATCACCTGCTCCCAGGCTATTTCAGCCAGCTCTCTATTGTTCTGGACAATAGCCCAAAGAAAAAGATCTCTGCCTGGATCCCTCTGTGCCTCAGTGCTGAGTAGAGCTGGAGTACCTGTCTGACTTTTAGACAGCTGTTAGACAGGAAAAACAAAGGGAAGCATTGTATGTTGAATTAATTGCATGTTTTGGTGCAGGGTTGTAGCTGTGATTTTAGAAACCCTGATGTCATTAATCTGAATCATCTCTCCCTCATAAAATTTTGGTTAAACACCAATGTgggttttaatatatttagttcttttttcagtttctgtaCATTTTAGTTCCTATTATGAAGGTCTAAACTCCTTCTCCACTCTGTCTAGATTAAAATATTCTGGTtggaaatattaatatttctatattatatttattacatactTATATTATTACCTACATGTAGTCTGTTATAAAAATTACTGGTTTCAGTCAGGATCATTcataaatgtgtgaaatataaaaaatataagcCCTCACAATTCCATTAAATCCCCAACTATCAACAAAAAGACACCTCAGTGTCTTAAATACCACATCCCTGATTTGCTGAGTGGTTATTATAGAATGAGCTGTAAAAAAGGTTGTTAAAccacattcattcagtcataaTGTATGTTTTCTGCAGCTCAgttgctgtttattgtttaagAGAAAGAACTGTAGATAAACAGACTCACTGACACTGATGAATCCTCCATGGACACGTTGAAGTCATGTGTCGTGGTGGCAGGGTAGAGGTGCTTGGTGAAACTGCCCAGCAGGTGGCGCACCTCATCGGACACATGAGTCATGGAAATGCTTTCACCTTTCCCTCGGTGAGGTCGAGACCTGAAGAACACTCGTTTCATACTGCGGCGGGAACTGTGGACCCGCTTGGCCAGcttatttagaaaaaagcaGGGGGGCAGTTGTTTGTAGAGCTCACACAGAGTGTCCTCGTCATTCAGGAAATCCCTCAGACTCACACCGTTTTCTAGCAGCAGACTCACAAACTGAGGCTTGTTGCCAACCAGGGCGGAGAACATGGCCCAATGGAGGTCACTGGACTGGAAGATGGGAACAAAACACAATTAATATCATGCTGTGGGTTGTaacagcatttattttttcagaacAATACACTTCTCTCATTTGATGTGGATTTTGAGGTTATTTGGGATAGCAGTATGAATAAAAGTGCAGTCTTTCATTATAGCCTAAGGTTTACAACGATGTATGACACCTTGTCCTCTGCCCCTCATATCATGAAACTTTTATGATACAAGGATCAGAGGAAAACTGTTTTACCTGCATGTGATGTTATGTTTGTATTGGTTGAAACTTTTGAGGACTGCAATGAACAAACTGTTAACCTAAAAATACTTATAAATTCAGTAGGTGTCTTGCATGTCTTGTTAAATCTATGTGGAAAGGTTTGCCACCTCTCCTCGATGGTCTCGTCCTGTTCCTTCAGCTTCAGTCTGTTACACTTGTTTATATCATCTTCATAATAATGATGAGGAGGGGTGCGACACAGGGTCAAGTACAGAGGATGGCCTTTATGTGTCAAGCCTGTGTCTGTGACGGATTGCAGCTGGTGCTGCTGTTGTATAATCAGCAGACTCACCTTCCACTGACTTTCCTCAGTGAAGATCTCAGTCTCAGCAATGTCCACTCGGTTCCAGGCTATAGCCAGCTCCAGCTGCCTCTTCCAGGCCTCTGTTCCCAGTGTCTCGCTGATCCTCGAAGCTGAGTGGAGAATTTATATtgtcaaacattttttgtgaCACCCACACCCAATTCTGTTTTCACTGCAAAGCCCAATTCTTCGATTGACCGCTtaacctttttgtctttaaattgtcTGAAAATTAAGTGATGATacgtgtttctgtgatgttcttGATTTGGCAAATATGAATCAATCAGGAATTCTATcttttaatgcatgtttattACGAGCCCAATTAATGTCTTCATGCATGAGACACTGACAAAGATTTGCTCCAGAGTTCAAGGTTCTTATACTATTATAGAAAGGTCAGATATTTTCCAGTAAgtattttaagtttaagttgTTATACATCCATCTGTCATTCTGCTGAGCATGTTCCAGGCCTGGCTCCGAGTCAGCAAAACATGACTGCTAGTCTATATAGGCCATAAAATACATACTAACATTaagaaaatatgttaatttcaACATCCCACAGCTCAAGGTGGCATCttgaaattgcttttttttccaatcAACATTtcaaaaccagaaaatattcagtttacattgctgaaaacagagaaaaacagcaaacctccaacacacaaaaagttggaactatattaaatgtgtcattttgtgcTTAATGATTGACTTCAATTCTTCATTCTTCATATAAAATTTGCTGATGATAATCAACTAACTGCTGCAACAAAAAAGAATCTGGGGATGGAGATTTAACAATGCCatacatataaaatgttatCTGAATGCTCTAGTGTCTATGAATGGCAAAACATTACTTATAAACAGAGATTCTACTATCGACTTTGTGgccaaagaggagaaaagacagCTGATGGCCAAGCTGACTGAGCAGGACGACTGTCTGGaagtcattttaataaaattgaTGGAAACTGTGCAAAACAGTTGAGCTACAGTACAGAATGATGAACACTATGGGAATATTTAGTATGGTGGATGCATTTACGTTTAGTGCACTGTGGTTCAGTATACTCTTATAATAATATGCATTAAGGTTTTTCTAAATGGGTTTGATCAATCGCTTTCAAAATAAGCATGAGGCAGTATGGGattgcatatttttatataaatatatcaagTGTAGCTATCAATGTCTTTCTGTATAAAAAAGCAATCATTCATTTATCTCTAATATCTGCAACAATATCTGACTCGGCACATTTGATACCACAGTTCAGTCACTTATTTTCTAAGACGCAACAGAATACCTGCTAAAACCTGGCACTCAGCCTTTCTCTATTTATACACTGCAGTCTACAGTCAGCCCAGTCAGTTATTGAGCATCGGTGTGGAAACCATAACCCCACCTTTAAGGAGTGCTTGAAGAATGGCTACATCCACATCACAATGATTGTCCTCGCTTACTCTGAATACTGTCAGCAAGTGTGACATCCTGATGATGTCCTGAATCtggaacagaaaacagacacaacATGTTTCACATCAAATTTGCATCAAACATCAGTTGTGGCGTTTGAGTATTTTCAGCTTACCTGCTTGGTCCATTTTATTATCTTGAGGTCAGCGAAGTTTTCATACTCTTGGCCGAAAAACTTCTCTAATAACTGGCTGATGAGGCTGATAGTGATCCGGGTCACTGGCAGTCCTGATACCTGGGCGATCACATCTGCTATCCTCCCGGAGCCCTCCAGGATCACACACGGTGTACCATTCAGCATGGCGTTATAGATGGTCTGAGAGGAGGAACGTAAGACAGtaagacagtcagacagagactgacatgcactgacacactgagacacttactgtacatacatacagatatCTTCTTCATTTTTAGCTAATTTTAcctattatttatatatatatatatatgactatTTATTTACTCTAGTTGCTCTTTAGTTAtagtatgtatttttttttatttcacacttGCTTTAGCAATGTGAACACACAGTATGTCCATGCCAGCAAAGCCCCTTTAaattgaaatgaatgtaatttaacTGGCAGAGACAGAAGCAGGAAACTGATGACTCACATTCAGAGTACCTGGTCCTCCATCCAAGACAACACACACCACAGGGATGGTAACACCACTCTCTAGATGTCAGACAATAAGAAGACGTCATTACAAATAGGGTAGATAAAACAGAATCAGATATTAGATTATATCTGTAGTGGTTTGCTGCATCAGATATCTTTAACCTTTATTTCCAAGATGCTTTCTGGAGATGCATTTCTCCAGACGACTCCGCAGTTCGATTTCCACCCCGTATTTTCCATGGGTCCCATCATCCACCAGCAGGAAATGCGTGTGGTTGTTGTCGAGGCAGGACAGTCGGCCCTGGCCATTGATGTCCATCGAGTAATGGGCTGGGAAACAACCCttagaaggaggaggagagaaagagatttaaaaaaataaaagattgtATGTGGCCACAAGAATGAAGAAAAGcaaagtgtgtaaatgtattgtaTCGTACCTCTGAATGCACCAAAACATCCCTGTTGTGAATTATTCCCCATGTTGCCACTCCGATTGCCACGATCTGGCCCTGCATGGAGTTGCTGCTCAGGGTGTAATCCCTCAGAGCCTGCCCTACATGCTTCATCACACCTGCATGGGAACCTCCGGTGATGATCCACGCACCTGCATACAACACAGTGTCCCAAATATACTGTAAGGTCAGAAATatgtagacacacaaacaaatgagatCTCAATGTCTCAAAAGATCTCAGTGGAAATAGACTTAAAGcttacaaattaaaatgttatatcttgttccctgataaaaaacacaaatatcagGTCACTTtgggggacattacatagacttacattaatttcctaaAGACTTACCATAACCATCACTGCtacttacctaaccctaactttaaccTAAATCTAACCTTTACCACTGACCCacaaatcagctttttcccaatTGGGGACACATTTTTTGTCCTCAGCTGAACAAGCTGTCTCCAATAAACTGGTCATGACAGACCACAACTCGTCACTTTTACACTTCTAACTACATTTAATGGACAAACATCAAAGTGGTATTAATCTCCTCTTTAAACTGTTGGCAAGAAACAGCCTGCACTCTTCCAGGAAGACTTTCCACAAGACTTTGCTCCAGTTCATTCATAAAGTGTTGGATAGGAAAGGTCAAGGTTCAACCAAACCTTCGGCACAAAGTTGGGAGCATGCTTCTGGCTCAAACTTTTTTGTATTAGGATTAACATTTCTCTTAAATGGAACAAAGAGATCTTGCTAAAACCAAAGACACAACTTCAGAccaaaagtacacaagtatGTGGACGTGGATATTACAGTGAGTACTACTGTACACTATACTGTATGCTCACTAGTGTactgtttgtgcattttgtatGCAATAAAAGTAATAAACTTTGTGCCAACAGGAAATTACATTGTGAGGCATTATTAATTGTACATCATATTCAACCACATGCCACCAAACCTTTGCATGCATTTGAATGCAGTTGCAGGGACATACTCACacttcataaacacacatatttcacCAGTTTCTGGTTAATCATTAGTACACCACCTTGACATGACACACATACTATGTCTCCCTCTGTGCGTCTGCTATCTGACCTGTTGTCTGGGCCACTTTGATAAGACCTCTGTGGAACATATTCTTGAGCCCAGCCTTCAGGTAGAAGTTCTTGGCTCCTCCGGTCACTGAGATCAGCAGGTTGGGAGGGGAAAGTTTCCACTGTTCAGTCAGTAACTCGTACAAGATCTCAGGGCTGGTGTCTGTGGACACTCGCGCATACTGATAACGAATGTAGATACAAACACAGATGTGAAAGTGAGTATAGGCACATGTTTACATGCACTTAAGGTTATGTTAGATATATTAATCAAGAATTCTTTCACCTTGCCAGTCTTCTGTCCCAAACCACCAAAGTTGATGTCTCCGAAAGCATCGCTGGGCACTTCACGGACATGTCTGTGTATGTCCCACGACTCGCCTGTGAATTCGTCTGGCTTGATGGCTTCATCCACATGCACAGTCTTTGAGTAGCCACACTTACAGATATCCTCTCTAGTGGACAAACATGTGAATACTTTATTattcaagatttaaaaaaggggggaagTTAAATAGCACAGCAttaatgcaaatgtaatttctcAGAAAACGTGCAGTTTCAGGAAAGTGGCAACTACTGGAAACAACTAATGGATGCTATTAACATGTAACTGCCCTCACAGCATCTGAGGGTGATGCCTCCTCTTGTATCAACACATCAGAGAGCTGATGGCATACTGCAGCAGAAACTCAAGGTCAGAGACTTTCAAACAAGCACAGTACAGAGCAGCTCAGCCTACCTGTCACCTTTTTCAAAGAGGCAACATTCCCTCTTGCGGATGTTCTCCTTGATCCAGGAGGCAAAGGTGCAGCGCTGGAAAGTAGGTGAAAGAGAAAAGTGCTTAGATGCTTTGGCTATGCTGATCGCCAGAGAATGAAGCAGCTGTGACTTCACCTTAGCATCCTCCATCCCAGAGGATACATGGGGGGCTACAGTGCACAGATCTACTTCCAGCTGCTCGCAGGCAGCGTGACAGGAGAGAGTAGCTGCTGCAGTCTGTGTCTCAGCTGCGGGAGCAAGCTAGTACGCAGCACTGCATCAGTGATGTCAGAGCTGAGCTAAGTCCAAGCAATTTGCTGAAACCTGACTAAAGCTCCCACTTAAAGGACAGTAAATA from Scomber scombrus chromosome 13, fScoSco1.1, whole genome shotgun sequence encodes the following:
- the trpm2 gene encoding transient receptor potential cation channel subfamily M member 2 isoform X2, translated to MFHRGLIKVAQTTGAWIITGGSHAGVMKHVGQALRDYTLSSNSMQGQIVAIGVATWGIIHNRDVLVHSEGCFPAHYSMDINGQGRLSCLDNNHTHFLLVDDGTHGKYGVEIELRSRLEKCISRKHLGNKESGVTIPVVCVVLDGGPGTLNTIYNAMLNGTPCVILEGSGRIADVIAQVSGLPVTRITISLISQLLEKFFGQEYENFADLKIIKWTKQIQDIIRMSHLLTVFRVSEDNHCDVDVAILQALLKASRISETLGTEAWKRQLELAIAWNRVDIAETEIFTEESQWKSSDLHWAMFSALVGNKPQFVSLLLENGVSLRDFLNDEDTLCELYKQLPPCFFLNKLAKRVHSSRRSMKRVFFRSRPHRGKGESISMTHVSDEVRHLLGSFTKHLYPATTTHDFNVSMEDSSVSVSLQTGTPALLSTEAQRDPGRDLFLWAIVQNNRELAEIAWEQCRDCMSAALAASKILKKMAQEGNDADEAEDMCALASHYEQHAIGVFSECYNCDEERAQKLLVRASPYWGRTTCLRLALEADDKNFVALSGVQALLTQIWCGGLSVDNPVWRVLICMIFFPLIYIGFLTSRHDELIHRETEKSEEVKTVEMVTGSILRTKSRGLDPTSLRHLKPVSKWSRLACLYNSPQVKFYFNIVSYFAFLFLFAVVLMIDFQETPSAGEVLLYIWLFSLVCEEVRQLFHDPDGFGFRKKSTMYIKDMWNILDAMSIILFIIGLAFRLTTELFYAGKVLLCIDFVIFCLRLMAIFTISRTLGPNIIIVRRMVMDMFFFMFLLSIWVVAYGVAKQGILIHNDNRLDWIMRGAVYEPYLIIFGNFPTNIDYAEFNIDTCTMNGTDPLKPKCPVLNENQTPAFPEWLTIIMLCVYLLFANILLLNLLIAIFNFTFQEVQDNTDRIWKFQRYELIKEYHSRPAAPPPFIIFSHLYLLIRNTVLCKPPIKSKEFKDVLPQIEEEELLSWEALMKDRYLLSTQQEQSQSMERRILDTAQKVTTMTDMLEREEETSSAAMMKRLARLEEQVSQSAKILQWIMDSLKSQGFAAKESQPTSQLPHSAASTTTDSESPDIEKEKGGFHVNARQFDYPNSKLKRFPVPEEKVPWEVKFISYMPTPYTPEDSGDHRDGAESEALDNYRNPSGRTGITGRGALSRLGPNLNVDLVLTRWQDSERSVLEFLAIGDENHQTVTLPGGPVESAHHLPLTLESTMGKKLYEKLNEKISEGTKVSTGYVDDSRNTDNAWVEITVINLHLDRTSQIMTEINKVACLQWQEVNKKTRLISNQRDSLRRVADLHNRKF
- the trpm2 gene encoding transient receptor potential cation channel subfamily M member 2 isoform X1 → MEDAKVKSQLLHSLAISIAKASKHFSLSPTFQRCTFASWIKENIRKRECCLFEKGDREDICKCGYSKTVHVDEAIKPDEFTGESWDIHRHVREVPSDAFGDINFGGLGQKTGKYARVSTDTSPEILYELLTEQWKLSPPNLLISVTGGAKNFYLKAGLKNMFHRGLIKVAQTTGAWIITGGSHAGVMKHVGQALRDYTLSSNSMQGQIVAIGVATWGIIHNRDVLVHSEGCFPAHYSMDINGQGRLSCLDNNHTHFLLVDDGTHGKYGVEIELRSRLEKCISRKHLGNKESGVTIPVVCVVLDGGPGTLNTIYNAMLNGTPCVILEGSGRIADVIAQVSGLPVTRITISLISQLLEKFFGQEYENFADLKIIKWTKQIQDIIRMSHLLTVFRVSEDNHCDVDVAILQALLKASRISETLGTEAWKRQLELAIAWNRVDIAETEIFTEESQWKSSDLHWAMFSALVGNKPQFVSLLLENGVSLRDFLNDEDTLCELYKQLPPCFFLNKLAKRVHSSRRSMKRVFFRSRPHRGKGESISMTHVSDEVRHLLGSFTKHLYPATTTHDFNVSMEDSSVSELKCTPALLSTEAQRDPGRDLFLWAIVQNNRELAEIAWEQCRDCMSAALAASKILKKMAQEGNDADEAEDMCALASHYEQHAIGVFSECYNCDEERAQKLLVRASPYWGRTTCLRLALEADDKNFVALSGVQALLTQIWCGGLSVDNPVWRVLICMIFFPLIYIGFLTSSLRHLKPVSKWSRLACLYNSPQVKFYFNIVSYFAFLFLFAVVLMIDFQETPSAGEVLLYIWLFSLVCEEVRQLFHDPDGFGFRKKSTMYIKDMWNILDAMSIILFIIGLAFRLTTELFYAGKVLLCIDFVIFCLRLMAIFTISRTLGPNIIIVRRMVMDMFFFMFLLSIWVVAYGVAKQGILIHNDNRLDWIMRGAVYEPYLIIFGNFPTNIDYAEFNIDTCTMNGTDPLKPKCPVLNENQTPAFPEWLTIIMLCVYLLFANILLLNLLIAIFNFTFQEVQDNTDRIWKFQRYELIKEYHSRPAAPPPFIIFSHLYLLIRNTVLCKPPIKSKEFKDVLPQIEEEELLSWEALMKDRYLLSTQQEQSQSMERRILDTAQKVTTMTDMLEREEETSSAAMMKRLARLEEQVSQSAKILQWIMDSLKSQGFAAKESQPTTSTTTDSESPDIEKEKGGFHVNARQFDYPNSKLKRFPVPEEKVPWEVKFISYMPTPYTPEDSGDHRDGAESEALDNYRNPSGRTGITGRGALSRLGPNLNVDLVLTRWQDSERSVLEFLAIGDENHQTVTLPGGPVESAHHLPLTLESTMGKKLYEKLNEKISEGTKVSTGYVDDSRNTDNAWVEITVINLHLDRTSQIMTEINKVACLQWQEVNKKTRLISNQRDSLRRVADLHNRKF